A single window of Rhodamnia argentea isolate NSW1041297 chromosome 5, ASM2092103v1, whole genome shotgun sequence DNA harbors:
- the LOC115737251 gene encoding acetyl-CoA-benzylalcohol acetyltransferase-like, whose translation MKVEVQWKKLVKPSVPTPSNRRKWKLSSMDELQMPNYVGVIFYYRDDAENPGVDISKRLQKMEESLSKTLTIFYPMAGRYIEEDGCFIDCNDLGVEFVHAKVDGQIDQLLHGDPDMDLLDILSQFPTNLVGNPLVVIQVNTFDCGGLAIALRSTHKISDVYTMAMFVNSWATACRGNIDMTICPSFELSSLFPAKASTVPNWPPPRTIGDKELVMSRFRFSGNAISKLKALARDDAKDSTPNNSQPSRVAVVSALISRALASIDQYKHGEQRSFVIYMTFNLREKINLAIPANSCGNLFAMIFGRSCEPIASKSKLEFKEMVNITSKMISDARKKYAAVVDREEFCSMVCNSIAEFVENVSSGEECPIAFSSWCRFGLYEIDFGWGRPVLVHNISLNLKSIFLMDHEESGGIDAWITTSEDEMILLKQDPDILAFTS comes from the coding sequence ATGAAGGTGGAAGTACAGTGGAAGAAGTTGGTCAAGCCGTCAGTGCCCACGCCGAGCAACCGGCGAAAATGGAAGCTATCATCAATGGATGAGCTTCAAATGCCAAATTATGTGGGCGTTATCTTCTACTATAGAGATGATGCTGAGAACCCCGGAGTTGATATCTCTAAAAGGCTTCAGAAAATGGAGGAGTCACTTTCCAAAACTCTAACGATCTTTTATCCTATGGCAGGGAGATATATCGAGGAGGACGGTTGTTTTATCGACTGTAACGACCTTGGAGTCGAGTTCGTCCATGCCAAAGTGGATGGCCAGATTGATCAGCTTCTCCATGGAGATCCCGACATGGACTTGCTCGATATTTTGTCACAATTCCCGACCAACTTAGTAGGCAATCCGCTGGTTGTGATTCAAGTGAATACATTCGATTGCGGTGGATTAGCGATTGCCCTGCGATCTACACACAAGATCAGCGATGTGTACACGATGGCCATGTTCGTTAATTCCTGGGCTACCGCTTGCAGAGGTAACATAGACATGACAATCTGTCCAAGTTTCGAGTTGTCATCTCTCTTCCCGGCGAAAGCGTCGACGGTCCCGAATTGGCCTCCACCACGCACTATTGGCGATAAGGAATTAGTCATGTCTAGGTTCAGGTTCAGCGGTAATGCTATATCGAAGCTAAAAGCCCTAGCTAGGGATGATGCGAAGGATTCAACGCCCAACAATTCCCAGCCTTCAAGGGTGGCGGTTGTTTCGGCGCTAATAAGTAGGGCTCTCGCCAGTATTGATCAATATAAACACGGCGAACAAAGGTCTTTCGTGATTTACATGACGTTCAACTTGCGCGAGAAAATTAATCTAGCGATCCCTGCGAATTCTTGTGGCAATCTGTTCGCCATGATTTTCGGGCGATCCTGTGAACCCATAGCAAGCAAAAGCAAGTTGGAATTCAAGGAGATGGTGAATATAACAAGCAAAATGATATCGGACGCCAGAAAAAAATATGCAGCAGTAGTAGACAGGGAGGAGTTCTGCTCAATGGTGTGCAATTCTATAGCCGAATTTGTCGAAAATGTGTCCTCAGGCGAAGAGTGTCCAATTGCCTTCAGCAGCTGGTGCCGGTTCGGGCTATATGAGATCGACTTCGGGTGGGGAAGGCCGGTTCTTGTGCACAACATATCATTGAATCTCAAATCCATCTTCCTGATGGACCACGAAGAGAGCGGAGGAATTGATGCATGGATAACCACCAGCGAAGATGAGATGATTCTTCTTAAACAAGATCCGGATATTCTGGCATTCACTTCCTAA
- the LOC115737237 gene encoding classical arabinogalactan protein 27-like gives MASSWLASAIIVSLMAPPSQSLSSELNSGIPATTMTSSSPPLPSDPLVPPFQELSPDIAPLLPSPGGAAPASGSSSSVPTIPSNPSPPNPDDAPLGPGSAVAPEDPLMASSAIRTKPIEARNVVAFPMWAAFWAMQLLEM, from the coding sequence ATGGCGTCTTCTTGGCTCGCGTCGGCAATCATTGTGTCCCTCATGGCTCCGCCTTCGCAATCTCTCTCTTCCGAGCTCAATTCGGGGATCCCCGCCACCACCATGACCTCGTCCTCGCCGCCGCTGCCATCGGACCCTCTCGTGCCTCCTTTCCAAGAGCTCTCCCCGGACATTGCCCCTCTTCTGCCCTCCCCGGGGGGCGCCGCGCCAGCCTCCGGCAGCTCCTCCTCCGTGCCCACCATCCCCTCCAACCCGAGCCCGCCGAACCCGGACGACGCCCCTCTCGGCCCGGGCTCTGCAGTGGCGCCGGAGGACCCGTTGATGGCTTCCTCAGCAATTCGCACAAAGCCAATTGAAGCCAGGAACGTGGTTGCATTTCCTATGTGGGCAGCATTTTGGGCAATGCAGCTTCTGGAAATGTga